A window of Shewanella mesophila contains these coding sequences:
- a CDS encoding DUF4785 domain-containing protein encodes MKKSIQLASMFALTTLLTACQSEESSSLDATDQQSSLITTVQLLPPSGSDLSVKDLTASALPPINQARDTIRFSQSIDPTLSLTAPKMTQHQRSDQYWRTVSGAQLNAGIKLAISQSESIIRVAPRGDNSSGGLLHSPAIAPEQLRLYKINKNGIDKSASIIHSMSDPQAMATAGIIDDSSALTLSKQASPGQYQLQVVQPLAAQDSYLINVKEKGSPYQLELDAPAALASNNDTLKFSLAISDSDSDSDIALQPTATLKHSDGQYYPLDLVNIDQQWQAKLPEALTLPSSNRGLSEIQLDIETRIDNKPVIRTVKTAFKQYVPSATWGQSAQIHWQQQLPVKAVLDLQIANPGRYELSAVLVGTDANGEARNILRSQSALWLEQDGQVSLAFDADTIIASGLKAPFFLQALELKDQGQMARLSYLNHAAQL; translated from the coding sequence ATGAAAAAATCAATCCAGCTGGCGAGCATGTTCGCCTTAACCACCCTGTTAACAGCATGCCAATCAGAAGAGTCCAGCAGCCTAGATGCTACTGACCAACAGTCTAGCCTCATCACCACAGTGCAACTCTTGCCGCCCAGTGGCAGTGATTTAAGTGTAAAAGACTTAACGGCAAGCGCCTTACCGCCCATTAACCAGGCTCGCGATACGATTCGCTTTTCACAATCTATCGATCCGACACTCAGCTTAACCGCACCCAAAATGACACAGCATCAGCGTAGCGACCAATACTGGCGCACCGTTAGTGGCGCACAGCTGAATGCCGGAATCAAACTAGCCATCAGCCAAAGTGAGAGCATTATTCGCGTTGCTCCCCGTGGCGATAATAGTTCTGGTGGATTACTCCATAGCCCCGCCATCGCTCCTGAGCAGTTGCGCCTCTATAAGATCAATAAAAATGGTATCGATAAATCGGCCTCTATCATCCACTCGATGAGCGATCCGCAAGCCATGGCAACCGCCGGCATTATCGATGACTCCAGCGCACTGACTCTGTCAAAACAAGCCAGCCCAGGCCAATATCAGCTGCAGGTCGTGCAACCATTGGCCGCGCAAGATAGCTATCTTATCAATGTCAAAGAGAAGGGGAGCCCTTACCAGCTTGAACTGGATGCCCCAGCGGCGCTGGCGAGTAATAATGACACGCTTAAGTTCTCCTTAGCGATTAGCGATAGCGATAGCGATAGCGATATCGCACTGCAACCCACTGCGACTCTGAAGCATAGTGATGGCCAATATTATCCACTGGATTTAGTCAATATAGACCAGCAATGGCAGGCGAAACTGCCTGAGGCATTAACCCTCCCCAGTAGCAATCGAGGCCTGAGCGAAATACAGCTAGATATCGAAACCCGCATCGACAACAAGCCCGTCATCCGCACCGTCAAAACGGCATTCAAGCAATATGTGCCTTCAGCAACGTGGGGGCAATCGGCGCAGATCCATTGGCAACAGCAGTTACCCGTTAAAGCGGTATTGGATCTACAAATCGCTAACCCTGGACGCTATGAGCTATCGGCGGTATTGGTGGGTACCGACGCGAACGGTGAGGCGCGCAATATACTGCGCAGCCAGTCGGCATTATGGCTAGAGCAAGATGGTCAAGTCAGCCTCGCTTTTGACGCTGACACTATCATAGCTTCGGGTCTGAAAGCGCCCTTCTTTTTGCAGGCATTGGAGCTAAAAGATCAGGGACAGATGGCAAGGTTAAGTTACTTGAATCATGCGGCGCAACTTTAA
- a CDS encoding efflux RND transporter periplasmic adaptor subunit, with amino-acid sequence MNNKKRLIFVGIGIGILVLVFAALLKPSPSLVQGYDKARFVEVLSLQQIELAPRIEGFGRVEPKHVWQAMAEVGGKVIYRHPQLETGRMLPKDTLVLAIDPLEYELKLAQAQANLNATQAQLTRLEQQERNLNASLKIERQKLVLAEQEYQRKVTLKKRDLVSSSEVENQKQSLLVQTKLVEDLQSSLKLLPDDRRVSQAQEKVDIALLADAQRRLEQTKVVLPFDARVSDVNIEQDQVVTTGSVMMVAHQLGTAEIKAELSIQDMRTLVGSILSKSATMSMPSIERFDLQAEVEFEVGNNRFTWPAKVTRVAETVNPNLATIGVYLEVEQDFHQLDLLTRPPLTKGMFVRADIIGGAKPHFVVPEKALHGGAIYLMDKDGRLQIKPVEVLFRDGLQVAIDGDVTAGDMVVLNDLIPAIPGMSLKVVEPTAPQTSPKEASL; translated from the coding sequence ATGAACAATAAAAAACGCCTGATATTTGTTGGGATCGGCATAGGTATTCTGGTGTTGGTTTTTGCGGCACTGTTAAAGCCTTCCCCTTCATTAGTGCAAGGGTACGACAAGGCGCGTTTTGTTGAAGTCTTATCGCTTCAGCAGATCGAGTTAGCGCCTCGGATCGAAGGGTTTGGTCGCGTGGAACCCAAACATGTCTGGCAAGCCATGGCGGAGGTCGGCGGTAAAGTTATCTATCGCCATCCACAGTTAGAAACCGGGCGCATGTTGCCAAAAGACACTCTGGTGTTAGCGATCGACCCGCTGGAGTACGAACTTAAGTTGGCGCAGGCTCAGGCTAACCTAAATGCAACTCAGGCTCAGTTGACGCGGCTTGAGCAGCAAGAGCGTAACCTTAATGCCAGCCTCAAAATTGAACGACAGAAGTTGGTGTTAGCAGAGCAAGAGTATCAACGTAAGGTCACGCTGAAAAAGCGTGATCTGGTTTCGAGCTCAGAAGTCGAAAATCAAAAGCAATCGCTGTTGGTGCAGACCAAGTTAGTAGAAGATTTACAGAGTTCATTAAAGCTGCTGCCAGATGACCGCCGAGTGAGTCAAGCGCAAGAGAAAGTCGATATCGCCTTGTTGGCCGATGCGCAGCGGCGACTGGAGCAGACCAAAGTGGTACTGCCGTTCGATGCCAGAGTATCAGATGTTAACATCGAACAAGATCAGGTGGTTACCACTGGTTCTGTGATGATGGTGGCGCATCAACTTGGTACCGCAGAGATTAAGGCCGAACTCTCTATTCAAGATATGCGTACCTTGGTGGGCAGTATATTATCCAAATCAGCCACTATGAGTATGCCCTCCATCGAACGTTTCGACCTGCAAGCGGAAGTCGAATTTGAAGTGGGCAATAACCGCTTCACTTGGCCAGCAAAGGTGACTCGCGTTGCGGAGACGGTAAATCCAAATCTCGCCACCATAGGAGTTTATCTTGAAGTCGAGCAAGATTTTCACCAGTTAGATCTGTTAACTCGCCCACCATTAACCAAAGGGATGTTTGTGCGAGCAGATATCATTGGCGGGGCAAAACCTCACTTTGTGGTCCCAGAAAAGGCGCTTCATGGTGGGGCTATCTATCTGATGGACAAGGATGGCCGACTGCAGATAAAACCCGTTGAAGTACTGTTTCGTGATGGCTTGCAAGTGGCCATTGATGGGGATGTTACCGCCGGGGATATGGTAGTGCTTAACGATCTCATTCCAGCGATTCCTGGCATGTCGCTGAAGGTTGTCGAGCCGACGGCACCACAAACCAGCCCTAAGGAGGCCAGTCTGTGA
- a CDS encoding TetR/AcrR family transcriptional regulator codes for MAEAKKRVGRPSGDTQNRAKLVLAARNLFIERDYAQVTIREIAICAGTDPGLIRYYFGSKESLFSTMIRETAMPVVKQLHQSKLNIKAESPASLMQTYYTVMAKHPHFPRLMFRIAGLDQSLPENEEVTKAFYEVVNFDNIAMFKRLKDKGMLKEDIDDRCAQLSFFAMMLFPFLVPDNLLKCVGIELTPDFLQTLAKQNANLLRRGLLREQDHTDEQ; via the coding sequence ATGGCTGAAGCGAAAAAGCGTGTCGGTCGTCCCAGCGGGGACACTCAAAATCGAGCTAAGCTGGTTTTAGCGGCACGAAACTTGTTCATTGAGCGTGACTATGCACAGGTCACGATTCGCGAAATTGCGATCTGTGCGGGCACAGACCCAGGCTTGATCCGATACTACTTCGGTTCGAAAGAGAGTCTGTTTTCTACCATGATCCGTGAAACGGCCATGCCAGTCGTCAAGCAGCTGCATCAGTCTAAATTGAACATAAAAGCTGAAAGCCCTGCGAGCTTGATGCAAACCTATTACACCGTAATGGCGAAACACCCACATTTTCCTCGACTGATGTTTCGTATCGCAGGTTTAGATCAAAGCTTGCCGGAAAATGAGGAGGTAACCAAAGCGTTTTACGAGGTGGTTAACTTTGACAATATTGCCATGTTTAAACGGTTGAAGGACAAGGGGATGTTAAAAGAGGATATCGATGACCGCTGTGCACAACTGAGCTTCTTCGCCATGATGCTGTTTCCCTTTTTAGTCCCCGATAATCTACTAAAATGTGTCGGAATTGAGCTCACACCTGATTTTCTACAAACCTTAGCCAAACAAAATGCCAATTTACTCCGCAGAGGATTATTGCGTGAACAGGACCACACTGATGAACAATAA
- a CDS encoding efflux RND transporter permease subunit produces MIAYITKHPTLANLIMLTFLMLGLINMGSIKRETFPEFAPPYVVATVVYPGASPVEVEESICLRMEDAVDGLANIEEVKCDAQEGVASMRLKLEPKADLGRMLVDVQTQINAIQNFPAQIEPPVVKELDWAEPVVDIAIVANTSWPHLKSYAEDIKRRLKIDAGVNLVSIAGFSDHQLRIELDSIAMRRLGLTAADVADKVGRQNVKMPAGNIELQDKNILLRFDERKVTPQALGRTIVASNSDGSVVRLDDIATITDRFELDEEHILFNGKNAALIKVQKNKADDALRIKERVTAFIALEQTRAPEGVTLTMTNDLSSVLQDRLDMMLTNGWQGIILVFFSMWLFFSLRYSFWVSAGLPVAFLGGLYLMSLFGVSINLMSLVGLLMAIGIMMDDAIVIAESIASHIDRGLAPSDAVVKGVSKVAPGVVSSFLTTVLIFSALLGLDGQMGAVLSAIPTVLIMVLTVSLIEAFLILPNHLNHSLTHAGKEREPFKFKRKFLAKFEYFRNDQLVNLVTFMVRWRYVSVGAILGFLLISISLVVGGAIKFVPFPDLDGDIAEARIILPPGTSLSQTKGVVKHLIASAKRTGERYSEEVEGGIELIQDITAQYNFNADAGEKGPHVATVRLDLLSAEMRNTLIDAFIADWRTNSGDLALPLSIVYKQPTMGPAGRDIEVRLQGDDLDMLKHASVSLQSYLAQFDGISGILDDMRPGKEEIKVSLRPGAETFGIDGQLVAAQLRSAFYGQTADEIQVGPENIEIDVRLNTEQAGDLQALANFPIILADGSQLPLSAIAKLEDQRSYVRIQRINSLRTVTVMADVDNHSANANETLAKVKSEWLSQVTAQYPSLRVDFEGSAKETAKTGSSMAKGFMIGLFGLFAILSFQFRSYLEPIVVMLAIPLALIGVLWGHFLLGYNLSMPSIMGFISLAGIVVNDSILLVQYIRHHVDEGDSVHQAVISASRERFRAVFLTSLTTAAGLLPLLLETSLQAQVVQPLVVSIVFGIFASTLLVLFIIPCAYAILADFGKIHKHQDI; encoded by the coding sequence GTGATTGCCTATATCACCAAGCACCCTACATTAGCCAATTTGATCATGCTGACCTTTTTGATGCTGGGTTTGATCAATATGGGGTCGATAAAGCGTGAGACCTTTCCTGAGTTTGCGCCGCCCTATGTGGTCGCTACCGTGGTATATCCCGGTGCTTCGCCTGTCGAGGTGGAGGAGAGTATTTGTCTGCGTATGGAAGATGCGGTAGACGGCTTAGCCAATATTGAAGAGGTGAAGTGTGATGCCCAGGAAGGTGTGGCATCGATGCGGCTCAAGCTCGAACCCAAGGCTGATTTAGGGCGGATGCTGGTGGATGTACAGACCCAAATTAATGCGATTCAGAACTTTCCTGCCCAAATCGAACCCCCTGTGGTCAAAGAGCTTGATTGGGCGGAGCCGGTCGTCGATATCGCGATTGTCGCCAACACCAGCTGGCCGCATTTAAAAAGTTATGCCGAAGATATAAAGCGGCGACTAAAGATTGATGCGGGCGTCAATTTGGTATCGATAGCGGGCTTTTCCGATCACCAGCTTCGTATCGAATTAGATAGCATTGCGATGCGTCGTCTAGGGCTGACTGCGGCTGATGTGGCCGATAAAGTGGGTCGGCAGAATGTCAAAATGCCAGCGGGTAATATTGAGCTGCAAGACAAAAATATTTTGCTGCGTTTCGATGAGCGTAAGGTCACACCTCAGGCGCTAGGCCGCACCATTGTGGCCTCCAATAGTGATGGTAGTGTGGTACGCCTTGACGATATTGCCACCATCACAGACAGGTTTGAGTTGGATGAAGAGCATATCCTGTTTAATGGTAAGAATGCCGCGTTAATCAAGGTACAAAAGAACAAGGCCGATGATGCCTTGCGGATTAAAGAGCGAGTAACTGCGTTTATTGCGCTTGAGCAGACTCGGGCACCAGAGGGTGTAACCTTAACCATGACCAATGACCTGTCTTCGGTATTGCAAGATAGGCTAGATATGATGCTAACAAATGGGTGGCAGGGGATCATCTTAGTCTTCTTTAGCATGTGGCTGTTTTTCTCGTTGCGTTACTCATTTTGGGTATCGGCAGGGCTTCCCGTCGCCTTTCTTGGCGGCCTCTATTTGATGAGTCTATTTGGGGTGTCCATTAACCTCATGAGCTTGGTCGGTCTGTTAATGGCAATCGGCATTATGATGGATGACGCGATTGTGATTGCAGAATCGATTGCATCGCACATTGACCGAGGATTGGCCCCGAGTGATGCTGTGGTTAAAGGGGTTAGCAAGGTGGCACCAGGTGTTGTCTCCTCCTTCTTGACGACTGTGTTGATCTTTAGCGCGCTGCTTGGGCTCGACGGTCAGATGGGGGCGGTGCTGTCGGCGATTCCAACAGTGCTTATCATGGTGTTGACCGTGAGTTTGATTGAAGCCTTCTTGATTTTACCCAACCACTTAAACCATTCGCTGACCCATGCGGGTAAAGAGCGTGAGCCATTTAAGTTTAAACGTAAGTTTTTAGCCAAGTTTGAGTACTTTAGAAATGATCAGCTGGTGAACCTAGTGACCTTCATGGTGCGTTGGCGTTATGTCAGTGTCGGTGCAATCTTAGGCTTCTTGCTGATCTCAATCTCCTTGGTGGTGGGCGGTGCGATTAAGTTTGTGCCCTTTCCTGATCTCGATGGCGATATCGCCGAGGCACGGATCATCTTGCCGCCAGGCACCTCTTTGAGTCAGACCAAAGGTGTAGTTAAGCACCTGATAGCCAGTGCCAAGCGAACGGGGGAGCGCTACAGCGAGGAGGTGGAAGGAGGGATTGAGCTGATTCAAGATATCACAGCACAATATAACTTTAACGCCGATGCAGGTGAGAAGGGGCCACACGTGGCCACAGTGCGCTTAGATCTACTATCGGCAGAGATGCGCAACACCCTTATCGATGCCTTTATTGCCGATTGGCGTACCAATAGCGGCGATCTGGCACTACCGCTTTCCATCGTCTATAAGCAGCCGACCATGGGGCCTGCGGGACGTGATATTGAGGTGCGCTTGCAGGGAGATGATCTCGATATGCTCAAACACGCGTCGGTGTCACTGCAATCGTATTTAGCTCAGTTTGATGGGATCAGTGGCATCCTCGATGACATGCGTCCGGGTAAAGAGGAGATAAAAGTCAGTTTACGTCCGGGTGCAGAAACCTTCGGTATCGATGGTCAACTGGTGGCGGCGCAGCTGCGCAGTGCTTTCTATGGTCAAACCGCCGATGAGATCCAGGTAGGGCCCGAAAATATAGAGATTGATGTACGTCTCAATACCGAGCAGGCGGGCGACCTACAGGCGTTGGCGAATTTTCCCATCATACTGGCTGATGGTAGCCAACTGCCACTGTCGGCGATTGCGAAACTAGAAGATCAACGCTCTTATGTGCGCATTCAGCGTATCAATAGTTTGCGCACAGTGACTGTAATGGCCGATGTTGATAACCATAGTGCCAATGCAAATGAAACCTTAGCTAAGGTTAAGTCTGAATGGTTGTCACAAGTGACGGCCCAATATCCTAGCTTAAGGGTCGATTTTGAAGGTTCCGCTAAGGAGACAGCCAAGACGGGGAGCTCAATGGCCAAGGGCTTTATGATAGGTCTGTTTGGTCTGTTCGCGATATTGAGTTTCCAATTTCGCAGTTATTTAGAGCCCATAGTGGTGATGCTCGCGATACCGCTCGCGCTAATTGGTGTGTTATGGGGTCACTTTCTGTTGGGCTATAACCTGTCGATGCCATCGATAATGGGTTTTATCTCACTGGCGGGGATCGTAGTGAATGATTCGATACTCCTAGTGCAATATATTCGCCATCATGTGGATGAGGGCGATAGCGTTCACCAAGCGGTGATCAGCGCTAGCCGAGAGCGTTTTCGTGCGGTCTTCTTAACCTCGTTGACCACGGCCGCAGGACTATTACCACTACTGCTGGAAACCAGCTTACAGGCACAGGTGGTGCAGCCTTTAGTTGTCTCGATTGTGTTTGGTATTTTTGCCTCGACCCTGTTGGTGTTGTTTATCATCCCGTGCGCCTATGCCATCTTGGCCGATTTTGGCAAGATACATAAACATCAAGATATTTAA
- a CDS encoding LysR family transcriptional regulator: MNIPIKTLQHYLVLVESANFTRAAEKCFITQPTLSKIIQRLEESLGQQLLHRNNQKVELTQAGILLEQSAREILGQWHRLQEDLNNLSGLKSGRLRLGVCPMMSSLIIGLLTEFRQRYPGIELQMYEYGGFGCEQALLNNSLDIAFTALPTTHDIELANQALTRYPLLACVPEGHELATKTSITWQDFAAYPFILYNEDFSLAKLITRLSAKAGVQLNIAFRSGQWDFLGTMVEAQMGVAILPEPISDKLSSNKLVFIPMEPNLTWDLALIWRKDLPLTPAAEALLSVSQQAQSPL; encoded by the coding sequence ATGAACATACCAATCAAAACCTTGCAGCACTATCTAGTGCTAGTGGAAAGCGCTAATTTTACTCGTGCAGCCGAAAAGTGTTTTATCACCCAACCCACATTGAGCAAAATAATCCAGCGACTCGAAGAGAGTCTCGGACAACAGCTGCTACATCGCAACAATCAAAAAGTGGAGCTCACCCAAGCGGGAATACTGCTGGAACAGAGTGCTCGTGAAATCTTAGGGCAATGGCATCGATTACAAGAAGACCTGAACAACTTAAGTGGCCTTAAATCTGGTCGACTTCGTCTCGGTGTCTGCCCTATGATGAGCAGCCTGATCATTGGTTTACTGACAGAGTTTAGGCAACGCTATCCAGGTATCGAACTACAGATGTATGAATATGGCGGGTTTGGCTGTGAGCAGGCGCTACTCAATAACAGCCTCGATATCGCCTTTACCGCACTGCCCACCACCCACGATATCGAATTGGCCAATCAAGCACTAACTCGCTACCCCTTGCTTGCCTGTGTCCCAGAGGGACATGAACTGGCAACTAAAACATCCATTACGTGGCAGGATTTTGCAGCCTACCCTTTCATTCTTTACAACGAAGATTTCTCCTTGGCCAAACTCATTACTCGTCTAAGCGCTAAAGCCGGGGTGCAACTTAATATCGCCTTTCGAAGCGGTCAATGGGACTTCTTGGGCACCATGGTTGAGGCACAAATGGGAGTGGCCATCTTACCCGAACCCATCAGCGATAAACTGAGCAGCAACAAACTGGTATTTATCCCGATGGAGCCCAATCTCACTTGGGATCTAGCATTAATCTGGCGTAAGGATCTGCCGCTGACCCCTGCTGCAGAGGCGCTACTCAGTGTCAGTCAGCAAGCCCAGTCTCCACTGTGA